The Glycine max cultivar Williams 82 chromosome 3, Glycine_max_v4.0, whole genome shotgun sequence sequence GCATTCAAGTACAAACCTTaggtgttttctttttaatcacaAGCGTGTGCGATTTCtattccaaaatccaaactcaaaagcaaaattagtcattccttgatccacatggactttattgggcttgtgacatggtcaggggtaagagggctatgaaagaaaaggtcagagaggctcaaagagtgtttaaggattatattgagtaagaaccttgagagtcttgcttgtacttttattcatttcaactttttgGGTTGGACTCTACTCTTTTTGtcttattcattaatttttactgtacttttgtgccttccttgtaaaattgggagatcttttgtctctttttttttttactcgcTTTTGGCATATTTGctttctgctttttttttcttaacatcaTTGTTGCCCAACCTCATCTGGATTAAGATAGTGATATTACCAATCTAAGAGATTAGCACATGATGCTAATAGGAAATTCTTTAAACtgccattttttaatttatattacaattactaattacaaaatatttgtaatgtattttcaaTGAACTACTACtatcttatattaattttatcatgcaTTTAAATGTCGTTGGCCTACTCAAAGGAAAATCATCATTTGAAAAATTTATCACTAATGGTAGAGAGGAAACAACTATTCAcatgaaaatttcaaatatgGCATACCACAGGTTACTTGTCGGTggtttaaaaacaaaacacaccaataatcatcataatagatatatgtcgcaacctaccttacGATGGgacgaaaaaagaaaatagataaaaagcaCATTCATCTCCTAAGGAGAAAACGAGTGGGAGTCATCACCAACGTTTATACGAGGAAAAcgttaaaaaaaccaaaaagaggtctgcaaattttgaaaagaagggttcgggagttgtttatgcatatggaaggtattaacaccccacGCACCTGTCACGAAGaatgacagcctttaatcaagtgtgcaataaaaataatgtgacttcaaagttaattattttttcaagagcggtgaatttcttttcttttactatattattttttatttatttaatatatatttttagtcgacaagggtattggacttgctcctacatatcctcaagtgtaataaggaaatcagacctacgtagttctttgagtctgaatgtttgtgtgttgaattgatttcatgttttttgaaggatttattttaattgcaaataAAGAGTTGTTAAGGCGTTAGACCTTGAAACaacgttttaaattttgaaaagtgaaaggagtcattaaggcgttggaccttgaaacgatctcaagtgatattttagtagaaaagattatatatataatatcaagagggatacataagggtacaaagattacacatgatccttaagaaaaaaaactaaccgGTCGTTGCACAAGTCACAAggctaacaagagaaatgacgaaGGAAATGATCCACGGTCACAATTATATAGCGCCTCGACtttacttttcttcttctccttttccttttgcatttttcttctattttcttcaatTCCAGCCCCCTCAACCTCTCCCCctacatggctatttatagaaaaagccaTTTTGTACAGGGGAAGCTCACTCAGGCGAGTAGCTTGCTTAAGGCTGAAGCTTTTTcgtggcccaggcgagctagatgCTAGCCTGGACGAGTTTAGGGTCAGAAAACTCTAGGAAATGATCGTTTTGCCCCTTCCTTGTGGCTTTTGTGTTTGGAATTGACAAACAATCATTAAAACCCTGCACGACCCCTTGATCTTGCGTTGTAACCGGTGTTGAACATCGTAATTCGATTAGCAATGATCAAAACATCATATTCGAATGATAAAACATTAtactcggatgaaattagggtttgaCAATATCTTTTGCAGAATTTGTTGTCACCGCAATGtgaataatttttcattcttatctctTCAAAATGCATTGTAAGGATGAAATTATGttataataatgttaaaaatttgTAACAAACTATTGTTTTTTaacacaaattatattttagacttccGATAAATGATTTGTTatgatgtgtttttttattttaagtattgataatttttttaaaaaatcatgttacAACTAAAGATATTGGAAAAGAtagattaacatatataaaaagttaagaTGAGAGTATTCAAATGAATATAAATGTAAGGGAGGATCGGGACCTAAGCAATAGGTAATcttacatatttataaaattatatatatatagaaaatatgagatatgttaaaaaataaaaaatagaattttttaattgaataaatgattttttattctcaatatagtgatttatttctatttaattttgttatctttATCCATCTAATGCATGCTCCTAGTTCATAggatagaaaaattattttaaatgttttacttttttttagtggaaaaaaatattttactattcaattgaattttgattggtaTAATTCACTAAACATGCTATGAAAAAAATACAGCACCAATCCTTCAATTTCATAAAGGCTCACtaagtttttagtttctaatttttttaaaaaatttgatttttagtacctaaattttgtttgactaatcaatgtttcttaattttttcaattaaaatttttagtccttaaacttttaaaaattttaatttttaatccctgaagaaaattttcaactcgttatttttatttatttaatgagatttcaaggattaaaaatcaattgtttttttcaaaagattagggCTAAAAACGTTAatggaaaaaattaaagagactATGAccaatcaaacaaaattttagagattaaaaattttaatgaaaaaattaaagaatcttaatcaatcaaacaaaaatttaagaactaaaattcaaattttaaaaatgttgagtgactaaaaatttaacaaaattatatgaaaataataacaatcaATAATAACCACATTGAAGGAAATTATCTCCTATTGATGGAAACGCACGTGCTTGAatgctattttaatttttaagtatatttttttatttttaataggatTATTTTTAATAGGAAGTCTGACCCACACACATAGCAGGCAGCGTCAAAGGTTGCCATGTGTGAATGGAGAAGCGCAACAAAATCAGAAGCCACTTTAATACGTCACCGTATTGCCTTCTTCTGCGGTCCACACGATTTCCATTCAAAAAAGCCTAATTTCCCTTTTCTGcatcatatttttcattctcCCACAACACAAcaccttttccttttcccttccGTTGGTGCCATTCGTGCAGCACCGGATCCTCTCATTTCTCCGGCGATAACTCTCCCTTTTCCGGCGAATTCACCGCTTCCTCGATATGAATCCCGAGTAGTACGTTCAATTTCCCCCTTTTCGATCGCGTTAACAATTCCATTCATTTTCGCGATTGTCGTTCCTGTTTTTCAAAAGGGTGTCTGTGGATTTGCCCAATTTGTTCGGATTGGTTGTTTTCCGGGGGTGGGGGTGGGGGGGTGGGGTTCCATTTTTTCGTGTTTGTTAACCCTAGATTGGATCGAATTTTTCTGAAATATGATATGATCCGGTTATgtctttttttacaaaaaaaaattgaaagtgcTGTTTTTCGTAACAAATGCTAGATATGTATATGCATGTGATTtcaatgaattgaaaaattcaACATGGTGATTGGTGTCTCGCATGGTTGGTAGATTACCATGCCCCTTAAGCATGAGATCAGGGATTCAATCTCCAGGTTGTTAGATATGTATATGCATGtgatttaaatgaataaaaaaaatacccacATAGTGATTGGTGTGGTATGATTTACAGATAATCATGTCCCTTAAGCATGTGATCAGAGATACGATCTTCATATCCAAGTGCATAGAAGATCATCATCTGTTGGGAAAGGTCATCCCTTAAAATGGATTTTTGTACCTTGAGGGATTAGATTAGTGTCTGGCTCTCGGTCAGGGATATCGTGGGCACCTGAAATGAAATGAATTGGGAAAATTATGATGCTTGTATTTCTAGTGATCGAAGACACCCATAAAATGGATTCATCATGCTTTGATTAATTTTAGCTATAGTTTCTTTATGGAGATCATCAGGCTATAACAATTTTCGAGGGTACTAATACTATTACCCATTAACAATTAGTGGATGATAATATTTTGTTCATAAACTCACGTGTGGGATTTGAAATGTGAATGCATCAATTTgtgtttgtattattttttttttaattttaattgaagggAGCTAGTGGCAAATCATGGTCTTAATAGATGAGTTCAAGATTAATGAGTTTATGGTACTCTTCGCTGTCTTGATTTGGGTATGATTGTGTGTGTCTGTGAAATGGCCGTAGTTGGTATTTGAGGCAAGATTCTAAGGCTGATTCCTGGTCTATTTTAAATGAGTAGCTTCATGTGATGTGGTTGTTTTGCAGTGACTATCTGTTCAAGCTCCTTCTGATTGGAGACTCTGGTGTTGGTAAATCATGCCTTCTTCTAAGATTTGCTGTAAGCTACCTACTGTTTCTTATTTCTTTGTTctcactttttttgttttatttttattttccttgatTTACTCATTGGTCTTTTTGAGTGAAAGTGTGATGTACAGAAAATAGTCTTGTGTGGTTATCTAAAGTGTGTATCTAGTGTCATTATATGTGGTATATTTTGGTGGTTCTAACCTGAATGCCTTATCTCTCCATGTTGATTCATCATGGAGATGGTACACTGCTGCTCAATactgttatttaaaattttagcttTATGATAATTTCTATGTTGTGTTACAggatgattcatacattgagAGCTACATAAGCACCATCGGAGTTGATTTTGTGAGTACAGTGTGGCACATTTCTAACTTGAACTCATTTGAAATTGGATCTCAACTGATCATTGTGTCATTTTGTGTAGAAAATTCGCACTGTTGAGCAGGATGGGAAGACAATTAAACTACAGATTGTATGTATTGATTGACTTGATTTTGCCTTTTTATTTGCTAATGTTATACTTTCAGTAAGCTTGAGATAtatgttttaatcttttgtaggtctattttattttcctttgagGTGTATGTTATTGTTCATTTCTATATTAActtttgagaattctttttttGAAGCTACTTTGTTCCTAGACAGTGAGATTGTGAGTCACTACAATTCTTGATTATATTGTCAAATCTTTCCTTACTTTGGTTTACAATCTGTTCTTTGTAGTGGGATACTGCTGGACAAGAACGATTTAGGACAATAACTAGTAGCTACTATCGTGGAGCACATGGAATCATTGTGGGTGATGATTTTCTTAGCATAAGATTTTAAACATAGAAGGTTTCCTGCCTTTGTGGGGATTTCAATTTCATTGCATTTTTCACTAATTGTTTCCTTTTGCAGATTGTTTATGACGTGACAGATGAAGATAGCTTCAATAATGTGAAGCAATGGCTCAGTGAAATTGACCGCTATGCCAGTGATAATGTTAACAAACTTTTGGTTGGAAACAAGAGTGATCTGACAGCAAATAGAGTTGTCTCATATGACACAGCTAAGGTATATAGCCTTGACATTCTGTTTATAGTTGCTGGAATGATAATGTTCATGCCCCAGAACCAGCACATCTCAACCCTCCTCTTGCTTTTTTTTCCTATTGCAGGAATTCGCAGATCAAATTGGCATACCTTTCATGGAAACAAGTGCAAAAGATGCTACAAATGTGGAAGATGCTTTCATGGCCATGTCTGCTGCCATCAAGAATAGGTACCCCCATTCCTATTCATTTAGAAAAAAATCACTTAAGCTTAAGATTGCTTGTTTcagctttttaaaaataatgtttttatgatATAGTATAGCTTTTAGTTTTAGCTAGAGAAAAGCACTAAAACGTGTTTTCAGATCTTTTTTTTGAAGCACAGATATAGGAAAcaacaattttgtaaaaattatactACACATGACTGATACAAtgcataaaattgataaatgatataAACTAACATTCAAGTTTAAACACAAATCTTAAATCAACAGAGAATTGGCGTTTTAAAACTGAGTATGTCCTTGTAGACATAATAAAATGCTACTATGTTTTATCTAATGATTATTGTGGTATTCCCATCATCTTTACTGGTATCAAAGTTTGAAAACAAAGTATAGCATTTCAGTATTCTTTAATTGAAGTCTATATGATATTGTGAGTTTCTAATAAAGTACAAGTGTCTAATTTTGTTCTCCtttgtgcatttttttcctttgattgttGATGTGAAAGGTAACATGGAATTCTTTAGAATAAATAACGATTCAACTTGCTCTCAAATAAATTCATAGAACTTCCATATAGCATTTTGTTAACACCTATGATGGCATTACCTGGTGAAGCAATTCTATCACATAGAAATATGTTGGTACAcatacaaacaaataaatatgcaTGAATTATAATTAGTATGTAGCCTGAAGCTTTCCGaagtttcaattaaattttaaaatttgtgctATATCCTTCCTCTAGTTGTATACCCTTAAGGTTGGCTATCAAATTGAACAATTACTCTTGTTGACTAATAAGTATGAATATCTAATTATCTAttgaacattttatttttcttgttctgGAAAAACCTTATCTGATGGTAAGTAACTTCATCCTGTATGCAGAATGGCTAGTCAGCCTTCAGCAAACAATGCAAGGCCTCCAACAGTGCAGATCAGAGGGCAACCTGTTGGACAAAAAAGTGGTTGCTGCTCTTCCTAACCAGGTGGTGCTGCTTGGTCTACACTTACCTTTTGCATGTAAGGGGCATATGCTATTTCACTAAATAGTGGACCAGTGTCACGTAATCCAACCTGTGGTTTGGGAATTGGCCTAGATGATCCCATTCTTTACCATATACTTGAATGCTATGATTGTGCTTAGTACTTGTTAATgataaaacttttatatttctGCTCATCTATTTTTACCACCATGgcctagttttaattttttttacttgtttggTTTGAAACACGTGCCATCTTTTGTGATTGCTCCATGACTGTCACTGAACATTAGAGAACAAAAAGTTGTGAACAATGACTAATGGCAAACAATCATGGAGAACAAGGCATTGCATGGAGAATCTGTTTTCCTCGCCTGATTGAATAACAAACTTTATATGATAAGAACATATTAAATAAGCATTTATTTAATTGCAATTGACGAACTCCCTAAGTTTTATGGTAAAATTATAACAAGCTTTATatgataaaaacatataaataagtTTATCTACGTCTTCAAGCTtgcatttaattgattttgttcGAGCAGTCTCTGATCATGTTAGACACTGATGTGTTTGGTTTAGAAGAtacaaataaaagagaaatttttgaattaaaatacagTGTAAAAAGGTGTGGGAGCGGCATaatattttctctatttctcttcTCCTTAATTAAAAGTCTAAGGATTCTTTTGGTAGAGGTGGAAGATGGTAGAAAAGGAATGAAATAAACAGGAAGActtacacttttattttttcctttaatttaaaattttcatcttatttCTTTTCACTCTCCAAAACATATACCAAAAGTTGATTTTGAAATAGATACTCAATTTCAAGCTTTCCTAATTACAATCATTGGCCTGATCTTATTTTTGGCGAATGTCATTGACTTAATATATGCTTATAACAAATATCATAATCATTGTCTTTCTCATTTATTATCTTTAGACCAAAACCGTTTCAAAAGATTCCAAAATAATCAGATTGATTTTGGCGACAGCCATGGGTCTTTTTTGCCGTTTTTAAATGGCAACAAGTCTTTCAACTACTAAATGATGGTCCTATGACactaaaatcttttttaaaaaaatcaattaattttttttccaaaaataaacGATCCATAaccataacataaaaaaaattgcttaaaaATTCTACCAAAACACAAATCAATGATAGAAAGATGCTTAATAGTGAAAGGGGAGAGGGACCGAATGTACAAAAAGCAAGGAAAATAGAAGAGGATTTGAAGAgaggaaaaattattaactagtCTAAGTTCGTGGCAATTGCAAGGTCATTTAGGTAGTTGCTTCAGGTCTCCAAATTATTTAAggcttaaaattttgtatactttttttaaaaatatatatattaattattaatttgtattattatataatatattaaatatgataaaaaaatattatatattgatagtgtaaaaagttttatacaaccatttaattagaattcatcatatatgataaatttattaacttttaaaataattattttaaaataattcaaacgataatatgTGATTAGATGAGactgtaaaattattattttatactgtCAATACATATGTATTAAactcattatattatttttattttttaaattgcattAATTGAATAATTGAAAACTTCGAACGAATATGAATTGAGAAGAATGTTGTATTATTCTTGAATTATTTCAAATTCTACCAAGTATTATAATATCGTAGAtctagatttatttttaaaaataaagaatagagaaaagaaatccgtattttactaaaataatattagttattttttaaaaaattattccttttcaaatatatacatttctttttaaaatattttttggtaatacttaaaattatttttattgttaaaatttgtttttcaaaattaaaactactcaaaatttctttgatgttaactattaaaaagataaaataaatgttttttttatggttttacatattgatagtaaaaatttagaaacactTAACTATATAACTTTGAATAGTAATTTTGTAATCGATAAAAAAGAATGAgattaaacaaattatattaaagtaATCTTTAAATATACATGCCTAAATCCTTGGAACTTTTAAACACGGCCCTGAGCAGTCTTGAACCAGCATTTGATACATCATACATGATCTTAAACAATCTGTATAtgacacaagagaagaaaagTCTACGTAGAAACTGATTTCATATGGGAACAAGGATTACAAaatgtcaaaataaaaaaaattacaaaatgtagtgtactcttttttcttcttttttttgttatctcttgttttattgaaaaatagtgTGATAATAGACAGTAAACTTGAGATGTTAAATGTAAATCAATGACTAATCTCTTAATATGTTTAGGATTCATTAAAAGGTCTAACCTCTTCTAGCCAATATCTTCTCATATGCACAAACTTTGGATGATTTTCTATTTGCACACCTGGGATCAAATACCTGATctaattcttaaaatataacCAAGGACTAATCTCTTAGCATGTTAATATTCATTTAAAAGATTAATCTCTCCcggccaattttttttttcatatgcacAAACTTggaatgatttttcttttgctcggaCTTTGGATCAAATACCTAATCTAATTCTTAAAATACCACATCATTTAGTAATCATACCACACCACCTTAATAATCAAATTGTACTTCAGTAAAACTATCTAATATTACTCGCGTCGTTTGAGGACAAATTAAAAAGATCAAAGACTGATTTTAAAAATgcttatttcataaaatattaaggGTCTATGCATGAATTTTCTGCTACtatatttcttttcatatttgtttttggTTTCAACTTTAAAGGATCACATTTCTATATATACAGATCAAGAAATACAAGACTCTTCCGTAATGAGTTTGTCTATAAATTGTGTATGTAATGATATATTTTCCCTTAAATTTCCGTGGACAaagaaaaatactataaattaaGTTATCTtccacctctttttttttacacactCTACCTTTATCTGTTCATGGAGCTGACATCTTCATCTTCAGCActtaaaattagaaaacatCCAATGGGCCTTTTTGACAGAGAAGATTCaactaaatttaatataaaaatagtagagtttgacattttaaaattttgtttagaattctttAGAATCAGGATATAATTTcatgacaattttttaagattGCAAAATAATCAGTTTGAGTTATTTTCATTTGAGTAATGGTATTCATACAACAAGTTTATAGCAATTGCCAGATcagcaaaaaaatttaaatgttaatgagaaaaaaaacaaatttcctCCCTTGTCAGAACAATATAATCTCATTTATTTGTTTAGATAAACTTTTTTGTTTAGATAAAAATAGAGTAGAGTGTAGAACAATATAATctcagagagagaaaaaagtaaATCAATATATCTACtatcttattatttaaataatttgtctaaaattctctcttcatctttgttaaacaaatcaataataagggtatcttaaataaataaataaataaaatcttaaatagGAATGGCAACCAACACATAACGTAAGAgtataattataaattcttgtaatttaaacattatttaagaataattcattttatttaggaaaaataaaatccatCCTTAAGTATAAATTTGATTCGATTTTGTCTTCTAACATTTTCcgctcaatttaattttttaactttttttatcaagttagttcttttgttataatAGAGATAGTTTATATTCCCAAAACTAactaaaagttaatttattaaattataagtattaaataaaaataaaattaattactaaaaaataataaaattataaattatttaaaaaaataaaaaaatatgaagatatattaagaataaaaaagaaaagatattaaaaaaactaaaagctgATCCTAATTCAAGTAGTACTcttaaaaacactaaaaactaaaaaaagttgtcaaaaaaattatttatcaaacaattaaataaatttttcaactaataaaaaaaattaaaaaccaattaAACTCTCTTGTCGTACAGCCTTAAGCCTCAAAATTTCATCACAAAgtacattttataaaatagtgaaTCGAGTCATCTTAACCtgacaagaaaacaaaacattttagGGTGAAAGTCGCACATTATAACAATAATTGCTACTGAATTCGATGAATCGTGGAGATTTAGGGTGAAAGTCGCACATTATAACAATAACTGTTTTAAATTGATCTcaaaataatcaagaaaatcaacaattttaatGTTAATCAAAACTTAATTTAGAGGATAACGAAAATGATGAAATGtcaaatcaaaatttctttGCCATTAAGAAACGCACAAAAATTGCTCGGTCGACTTCAAAGGAGTCGAATTGCGTGAGGTCTATCTAGATAAGGGAATCGACATTTAGTCCACGAGCCTTATAGATCAAGTTGcaaatatattattcattttcaaCTTGAATTCTAGTTCTTTACAACAATGCCattgaaatattatattacGGACCAGATTTCAAGAGGGGAGAAGTAACGATTGGTTCTTAGGACGAAAAGTCTCCATAAAACAAATGGCAGAATTAAAGGCTTTCACATAGATTGAAAACTTGTTCTCAATCTGATCCATCTACTTTGGGAAAGTGAAATTGCGTGACATAGGCTTACCTCGTAATACCAACACTCTTATAACagttattttgttaaaatggTGTCATTTGTATGACTCAACAAGACATGATCAAACTGGTGtcaaaagaatatattataGTGTTCCCAAAGAGTGTTAAAAAGTGTAATCAGGCCTTTTCTTCTACTAATTTTTGCCGTGTTTTCAGGAGCTTCAGCTCAAGTTGGAAAGAGATTCATAAATTTCACTTCTTCAAAAGCCGGCAATGAATTTACAATGCCATtgaaattttatactattatgcACCCCCCTTAAGGGGTGCCAAATCACCATAGgttttttggaagaaaaaacttGTTCATATACCAAGGTTCAGTTGAGACTAGACCCATAATTGTTCTGACTAAGAACATAGAGGACATATATAACCCAAATTTCAAATCAAAACTGAGAATTCAATCTATAAATAAAACGAAACTCAACAACATTTGTCTTATCCGCCACCATATAACCCCCCCGGAATGTCCAACCATAGTAACAGAAAAACACAAGGAAAAGGCTACAACGTATGAAGAACAAcctaaatttacattttaaggCATAGAAGTCAAAATAATAACCCTTCTAATTCAGGAAATCCAATTACCAAAGTTTTTTTCCTGCTTTTAAGTCCAAATCCAAGAACccaaaattgacaaaaaaaggaCAGGGAAATGTCAGAAGGGTTCAGGAAAACCTCACTTGCCACCCAAGGATGGGAAGTGCCCAGGATCCTCAATTGATGGAGCTGGAGCATTGCTGTATGCATTTCCACTGTAACCTCCTCTAGAACCACGGCCACGTCCCCGACCACGCCCACCAGGGTAGTACCTTTCCCCTTCAGCTGGCTTCAGAAACTCAGTGATGTTGACAGACTGAGAATAAGAAAATTCCAATATAAGAAACAAAGTCAGGAGAATGAAATATAAAACCAGGGCACATGGAAACAAAACAGAATATGAACCTTTCATAA is a genomic window containing:
- the LOC100306147 gene encoding Ras-related protein RABD2a-like (The RefSeq protein has 1 substitution compared to this genomic sequence), with the translated sequence MNPEYDYLFKLLLIGDSGVGKSCLLLRFADDSYIESYISTIGVDFKIRTVEQDGKTIKLQIWDTAGQERFRTITSSYYRGAHGIIIVYDVTDEDSFNNVKQWLSEIDRYASDNVNKLLVGNKSDLTANRVVSYDTAKEFADQIGIPFMETSAKDATNVEDAFMAMSAAIKNRMASQPSANNAKPPTVQIRGQPVGQKSGCCSS